The DNA segment ctagttttagaaaaatcaagtttaacaagaattgaaatttacaacagggagttacagataatttcgtagcgaaaggtctgaaaatattagctctgttttactgaatccatagggtcgatgaaagcagatgtttcagttagcaattatagtccaaaaatttcaaatcaggtatatacagaaagaattttgagtctagcttcgaatgaatcatactttgtatgaatctgagttcacagcagaaagttataagtagttaagcaacaagaggtcagaaatttcggtccctattttacagaatctgtagggttaatttaaacagaagtcttagtaggaatttaaactccaaatcattcgatcttagtatcaaaataaagatttttttgtctactttcaaatggaacaggttctaaatcagagtttattacaaaatgttaagaccgaaacattgcatagaggtcagattaccgaaaaattacagattcatagctttatatcaaaacgaaaggaggtctggttctcagttgaaatctttcaaattttacagaataaaaatggaaacatagattaaggttactgtgggatggggttagaatacttgccttaaaattatttgaatcccaaatgttagaaaattgatgaaaaacctcaagctcttcttcttcttcttcttcttcttcttcttcttcttctctcaaactcacgttggctgcaactcttcaagtttgttttctttaacctttcatctaattatttaggttttggctaatgcaaaagttgcaaggtgtcatgcatgcattaaaggggctaggtgtcatctttagagcaaagataagtggcaccaaccttaggttagttagtgacacatgtccactattttttttttcttttttttttaacttaaatctgaatctttcataaattatatcaaacttctaatatttactcttaggtccctagccataaacctttaatataatatcatttaatataaaataattattaaataatccttatttttacaaacaaaccttttactaaatttttaaaaatgggggatgttacattagtgaccctacaatcaaatgttggattgaaacgtaatttcaataataaaagatcttctatattatctttcttttagtaATAGTAAAATCAGTAAAttctatgattcaataaaagttgatttTGGAATTCTGTATGATgtttgtatagaattaatttgaattttAAGTTTACAAGACATTAGTGACCctacaatcaaatgttggattcaaacataatttcaataatgaaatatcttctatattgtgACATAGACGATTTGAATATATCTCCaaggaaaaaattaaaaaattagtgaaggataatattctaGAAGATTTAGACTTCATTGATTTAGATGTTTATATAGATTACATTAAGGAAAAGCGGACTAAGTATATAAAGAATAAATGTCATGAAAAGTAAAGAACtcattgagattattcatactaataTCTGTAGACCAATTCTTATTTTCTGTTTCCGTGGAGAaaggtatttcatcacatttatagatgacctaTCCAGATATAACTATgtatatctaatacatgaaaagtcttaaGACGTCAACACTCCTGAAGTGTATCTAAATGAGGtcaagagataattagatagaaaagttaaaattattaaaTCTGATAGGGTAgtgaattttatgataaatatgataaatcCGATCAGAAAGTTGGTCCTTTTACTAGATTAATAGAAAAATAAGATATTTGTGCTCAGTATATCTTACCAAGTGTGTCACAGCAAAATAACATTGTTGAAAGCCAAAATCATATTCTTATGGATATGATTAGGAGTATAATGAGCTATTCTTCTATACTTGAGTTAATgtagggtgaagctcttaggataattatgtatatcttgaacaagGTTCTTAGTAAGTCAGTTCTATTAActtcatttgagttatggacttgtAAAAAATACAGTTTGAGACATCTACATATTTAGGGGTATCTTATAAAGAAAAGAGTCTTCAATTCATACGAAAAGAAATTAGATCTAAGAACtatcttttaatattttattaatcatCTAGAAAAAtctaagggatacagattttattgccctaatcatagtatgaggataATAAAATTTGGTAAtacaaaattcttaaaaaatgatgaaatcaatgagaGTGAAAAATCTAGAAGAATCAATTTTGACATCGAGGAGATATATGTTAATTATCCTTTATCATTATCTATTTGAGATattattattcctcaaatcaTTGAGAGAATTGATGAGGGTAAACAACAAAAAAATATTGATGAACCATCACATGATATTAATGTCACCGCTAATGATCTAATAGAATAACCACAATCGACGGTTTGATAGATCTCAAAGAAAAAAGAGACATGACATCCTCTCATCCTCTCCATTGAGAGATTATAGTTTTTCTCTCATCCTCTCTTATTTCTAATATATCAATCATAGTGATCCTATGATTGATACGAAGAAAGAAGAAGTTGAATCTAGTTCTTTTTGTAGATCGACATCATTATAATTTTTGGATCTGAGGGCGGTatccatatagattagataaaggtCTTTCTAGATGATATCGAAagatatatatcataaatttgatatattattatttgattttaatcatgatattaaaatttttcaatgTAACCGTAGCGGGTTTTTTTTAACGTAGCAAACATTCAATTAACAATCTTATGGCAGTATTGGGTTGTTCTGTGGTTTGAACAAGTGGGAATAGTCTGGATGGAATTACATTGGATGCGTTGTACAGCACAACTTATGAGTGGCAAGCAAAGGACATCGATTGACATCTTACCCATTCCTCCGTCTGTCACAAGTGGACTGCTCatttcctttattattattattttttatgaggaCAAACCGATGGTACTGTCTTCAGTAGTGGATGGACAAATGCATTGGTATATTTCATGGACTATCTGGAGTTCAGCACTCGAAAACTAGCAATTATACATTTGAGGCCATCGAATCGGTGTTCTGCTTCGGTCTTGGATACATATGAACCTATCTGGTTCTCTTTTAGACAGCTTTAGGGATCATTGTTAAACATGAAACCACAGCACAACGAAGGCTGCGATCGTATATAATATTGAGGAGAGATATATGACAATATATATTTTTCCTTGTTCATCTTTATTTTCATGTGGCATACATAATATGATACTTTCATCTTTATTGTCGATCTCATAACAGTTTTGTCGGCTGCCATGCCATTTCTTGTAGTCGTCAGTCGATGTCTAAGCTGACCAAAATGCTGGCAAGTGTTCGCAGGTTGAATTTGGAGGATACTGGTTTACATCAGCAGGTAATGTGATCAAGAAAGAAAAGCTTTTCATTAACATCGGAGAAGGTAAACCTTTTCCTAAGTGATATATTATGATCCTTGATAGTGTTATTTGATGTATTATCATTTTGATTCAAGCTTATCACAACATAGATTTTCCTGTTTTGAGGTAGCTGATACAACCACTAGGAATAATAGAGGGGCGAAAGAACGTAGAGAGAACCGCACCTTCTTATCAGCACTTTTCAGCCGCCCTATCGCCATCCACTTCGTTCACAGTCCTGCAGTAGCTTTCTATAGTGATCTAAGATGCCCATCATCTTCTTCCCATGAGGATTAGTGGAATGGAGAAAGCTGCAATGGTTCCAAAGGATTGATAGCAATGATTCATGCATGATCCAAACTACATAATGACAACCATGTTTTATGTCATATGAAGCTACTATATTACTGCCATCCATCATCCAGAAGCAAGAGGATCGAACGCTTCATTTATGGATATCTGTTGTGTCTCCCGATAGATATACCCTCACTTGGTGTAcctaagagaaaagaagcaagCCCGTGGCATATCCTTTTACACGCACCACTTATGACATCGAGCCCCCCACCTACATTGTTCATACCATCCTCCTTCAATGGATCCACAACTATCTTCGAACGTCATGCATGAACAGGCTTCGAGAACAAGGCTCCCCGTTGTTCTTCTGGTACTCAGAAACCAAATGACACGCCATCGAGCTCTTCGTCTTCCGTCTTCCACAGCGAACCAGAGCAGCATTCCCACACAGGAGTGGCGGAAGTCAAAGGGGTGCATGCATAACCGCCGGCTTCATCCCTGCGATCCCCAGAGCTTAGTGCAATCTCATCCCACACCTCATCCACGGAGTCAGCATTACCACCGTCACCGTTTCCATTAAGTTGACTCTCCGCAGCGACCTCTGATCGGGTGGGGAGATCATCAGCAGGCGGTGCGGAAGACGTCGCCGAAGGTGAGCAGTTTCTCTTCTCTTCCTGTGCTCTTTTTCTCATATGAGTCCTCCAGTAATTCTTGATCTCGTTATCAGTGCGGCCGGGGAGCTTCCGTGCGATCCGAGACCACCTGAGAACCTCCATCAAAATAAATCCACATGGAAGAGGCTACAAAATGACGTTTAGCTCTAGTATTCAAGCAGAAACCTATTGCCCCAGCGAGAATGGAGCTCGAGAACGAGGTGCTCTTCTTGGGTGGTCATGCGGCCGCGCTTGAGACTGGGGTGGAGGTAATTAACCCATCTCATCCTGCAGCTCTTTCCTGTTCTATTCAGACCTGCCACAACATCAAGAGACACAGTAAATGAATTGTCACCACTCTCCAATCCATCACCTAACGAATGGTCACCAACCTGAGGCTTGGGCTATGAAATCCCAACGTCGTTCGCCGAGCAAGGCCACAAAGCAAGCCAGTTGCAGGTCCTCCTGCTCCGTCCACGGTCCTCTTCGCAACTCTTCTTTCACCATCACCATTCTCGTCCTTTATGCTTGTCCAATTCCTTCGGGGTGCTATTTATAAGCTATCCCAATCTAAGCTTAAGCACTCATGGTGTTCTTCGGCATCACTATCAACACCATCTCTTGAGATGAACTCGAGCTTACCGTAAATAAGACCCACAGGAGCTTTTCCACCATTAGATATCAGAATTCAAGGAGCCGAGTGAAGGTAAGATATGGTGGACCTGACCCATTTCTATCACTCTCCTTTATGTAGGTGATGCATGCACACAACGCGTTTGTCATCGCGAAGGCTATCGATGCGATGTTGACTTGGTAGCCTAAAATGGTACGGCCTCAAACAGGTCCCTCGTGAACGGAGCACATCACACTTTGTAAACATGGAGACACTGCGCTTCTTATCTCCATCCCTCCATTTTAGCCTTCTTGCTTTTAGTTGCCGATGTGATCGATGGCTTTGAGGAAACACCAGCACAAGGAAGGTCTTGCCCACTTGTTATGGGCGTGGCAGGGTTGCACTTTGTCTTCTTGGTCAGTGGATGGATAATATCTAGTTTCCAGGGCCACCATCATCAAGTGCTGCTTTGGATCCATGGCAATATCCTGCAGATAGACACAAGAAAGGATAGAGATACTGAGTGGTTCTGTTGGACTCCACAACTAGTGGGTAGAATAGCTTGTTGCCCTTTTCCCAGATCTGGTGCGGCTTCAGTATCCGTAAGGGATCGGGTGGCATTGCAGTGCCAGGACACGAGAGCTCTCCTTCATGTCTTGATAAGACCAACGGGgcatttcctcctcctctctctgtgTGGTTGGGCTGGACTTTTGTGCATGATTGGCCCAAGATTGGTGCTGCCACACTGGGCTTAATTTCTGTTTGATGAAATGTCCGCTTACAGCTGTTTGATGAAatgtctatttttttcttttctttgcgtcTTTTCACCTGCTCctgtctcttctttttcttcttgcccCATCGCTTTGGCTTTTGAGATGATCCTACGGGAGCCAAAAGCGATACATTTTTGGTGACGTGAAGCCTCTGGTGGTAACTCAAACAACAACAAACAACCCACCAAAATCACATCGTCAAGTCGAACCTTTTCTTCTTTTAGTCATTGAGAACGTAAGGCAGAATGGTGTAGGCAATGCAGCCGAACTGTGCTTGCATATTTTTCCTCAATTGGACCAGTTGCAGGAGTCAAGTCGTCGGACCACATTGGCAGAAGAGTCCAAGATAGAGCTGGAGTTTCTTCGGAAGCCGACGTCGTTTGAAAGAGAGGAGCCACCAGTTTTGTCGATGTTGATTTCGATTCTTCTCTGTTCATCAAGAAAGATAGTTGTAGTTGCCTATGTGGTCCTCGTCACTCACCACCTGCACCATTATTGTTGCAAGATGATTAAGGCACTCCTCTCTATCTTCCTCAACCTTGTACGTGCATGTCTCGAGCTACCACCTTATGAAGCATTTATGCAAACACCTCGTCGGCATTCTGGGCTGCCAGAAGGCGAGCCTATCAGTGCTCAAGAGGCTCATATGCCGCCGAACACGAAATAGGAAGCAGGGCGAGTCGTCATCTGACACACACGCACGCACATGAGCCAACAAGAATCCAACAAAAGTCAAAATAAGATGCGTCAACTTACGCTGGCTGATGGATTATTTCTACAGTCATCATGTAAGGCTTTGCGTGAGGAGCGCATGGAGTGGTTTGGCTTTGGCCCAAAGGCTCCGGACTCAACCAAGACTCCACATGTGGTGGCTGCACCGGCACCGCCCAGAGACAACAAATCCTCATTAGATGCCGCTTCGCTGCTCTCGATCCGTTCGACACCCCACTCATCACCCATGGAAGCTTTGTCTTGTGCATGCCATggagacagcagcagcagcagcagcagcagcgccaCCACGACTCCCCAACTGCAGCATTCTCGCTCCTGCTAACCTTCTTCTCTTCCCCTGTCGCTATGACTAGCCTTGCATGCCTGCCTCGGTCACCCTCCGACACCGTCCACATCTTGTCCCCACCGATCTCCTTTATAAACCTCCTCTCCTCTGGAGATTGAGAACCTGCCTGTCTCCGTGTCTTCTTCCTTCTAATTCAATCGCTTTGGAGTTCGCTGATCTTTTCTAGACCCTGTCGGCTGACCGCTTGAATCGAGTTCTCGTTGGTGGAGGCGTGAACATGGGGCCTGTTCGAGGGttcaggaggaggaagagggccgCGAAGGACGCGGCGGCCGCAGGGCAGGAAGGTGGAGACTGGTGGGTTGACTTCTCGAGAAGGATTACGGGTTCCTCTCTTTCTCCCCTCTTCTTCATCTTTATGCTCACTTCTATTTCATGGAATCAGTGGGTTTAGTGGGAGTATGATCACAATCGATGGCAGTCATGTCTTGTTAGATTGGGTTTCTTGTGTGCTTTTTGGTAATGGCATTTGGGCCTTAATTAGAATCTCGATTCTCTTATAATCATCACTTATGCATCGATATCATCTTGGTTAGAATTAATACAGGTTATCATCTAGTATGCAAAGCTTGATTGGGGATGTTGGATGTTCACcagattgtacttttatttctcagTGATGTCGACGACCCTTAAGATAAATCATGCATCAAAGCATTCCATGTTGTAATTGGTTGAAGCACATCGATAGTGGTTTCATCTCTTTACTTCGCTTCTCTTAATGATGTTTGGTGCAATCAAATAGGGGATGCCCTTATAGTGTTGTTATTCATGCTTTAATTTCCAGAGATCTTAATGTAGTAAATGATAATGCTCGAAATGACATCTCAAATCTTAGAGGTGAATGTTCATTGTTAACTGATAAAAAAACTGGGAATATCTTAATTTGTTATTTGCGTTGCTACAAAATATAAATTGGATTGTAATGTTTTGAACTTTGTCACTGTCACTCAATTTTACAGATCTGTGGATCATGAAGAATTTGGTTTGGAGTTACTTATATTTATGGACTTGGAGAAATTTGGTCTAAAGTTCAAGAACGAGTAGTGTAcagcaaaaaagaagaagaagaagaaaaattgtgaaTGATCTCTTTTGATAACTTACAATCATGCCACATTATATCAAGAAAAACTAAACCTAGAAGTATAACAATGAAAACAATGTGTTTGGGTCTCAATAAATTCACCAAGAAAGTCCTTGAATAGACAGTTGACAATGGCTTGCAAACACTGGTACCTCGAGGTCACAAACTGGATGCTACGGTCAGAGTATCATGGAGTGTTTATTGTGTGTTGTGCTGTCAACAAGCATCAAGGGGTGGCATTCCTCTAAGTTCctgaaacatgaagttta comes from the Musa acuminata AAA Group cultivar baxijiao chromosome BXJ1-10, Cavendish_Baxijiao_AAA, whole genome shotgun sequence genome and includes:
- the LOC135595112 gene encoding myb-related protein MYBAS2-like; amino-acid sequence: MVMVKEELRRGPWTEQEDLQLACFVALLGERRWDFIAQASGLNRTGKSCRMRWVNYLHPSLKRGRMTTQEEHLVLELHSRWGNRWSRIARKLPGRTDNEIKNYWRTHMRKRAQEEKRNCSPSATSSAPPADDLPTRSEVAAESQLNGNGDGGNADSVDEVWDEIALSSGDRRDEAGGYACTPLTSATPVWECCSGSLWKTEDEELDGVSFGF